The following proteins are co-located in the Diaphorobacter sp. HDW4B genome:
- a CDS encoding DUF6527 family protein, translating into MKPVIKQNEELLRFHCPGCDAQHAIQHGAEDDPNWSWNGSLEKPTFSPSVLVTYTGADAGRDGAPPAVCHSFVTDGRIQFLGDCTHALAGQTVDLPEWIEWSPNSKS; encoded by the coding sequence ATGAAACCAGTCATTAAACAGAATGAAGAACTGTTGCGTTTTCACTGCCCCGGCTGTGACGCTCAGCACGCAATCCAGCACGGCGCAGAAGATGACCCAAATTGGAGCTGGAACGGATCGCTTGAAAAGCCAACGTTCTCACCGTCCGTGCTGGTCACGTATACCGGCGCGGATGCTGGTCGCGATGGTGCGCCGCCTGCGGTGTGTCACTCGTTTGTGACTGATGGCCGAATCCAGTTTCTTGGCGACTGCACTCATGCACTCGCTGGCCAGACCGTTGATTTGCCGGAGTGGATTGAATGGTCGCCCAACTCAAAGTCTTAA